Proteins co-encoded in one Tachysurus fulvidraco isolate hzauxx_2018 chromosome 17, HZAU_PFXX_2.0, whole genome shotgun sequence genomic window:
- the cul4b gene encoding cullin-4B isoform X2, with the protein MAEESPTASCSKAKSAFFSGHANGLTKSAGSATFTTNSKPGAAKKLVIKNFKEKPKLPENYTRETWQKLKDAVEAIQNSTSIKYNLEELYQAVENLCSHKISAKLYKQLRLVCEDHIKAQIDEFREDSLDSVLFLKKIDKCWQDHCRQMIMIRSIFLFLDRTYVLQNSMLPSIWDMGLELFRFYIISDWKVQSKTIDGILLLIERERNGEAIDRSLLRSLLSMLSDLQIYQDSFEQRFLEETNRLYAAEGQRLMQEREVPEYLHHVNKRLEEEADRVITYLDQSTQKPLIATVEKQLLGEHLTATLQKGLNHLLDENRIQDLSLLYQLFSRVRGGVQVLLQHWIEYIKAFGSTIVINPEKDKTMVQELLDFKDKVDSIIDICFMKNEKFVNAMKEAFETFINKRPNKPAELIAKYVDSKLRAGNKEATDEELEKMLDKIMIIFRFIYGKDVFEAFYKKDLAKRLLVGKSASVDAEKSMLSKLKHECGAAFTSKLEGMFKDMELSKDIMVQFKQYMQCQNIPGNIELTVNILTMGYWPTYVPMEVHLPAEMVRLQEIFKTFYLGKHSGRKLQWQSTLGHCVLKAEFKEGKKELQVSLFQTLVLLMFNEGEEFSLEEIKLATGIEDGELRRTLQSLACGKARVLTKTPKSKDVEDGDKFSCNDDFKHKLFRIKINQIQMKETVEEQASTTERVFQDRQYQIDAAIVRIMKMRKTLSHNLLVSEVYNQLKFPVKPADLKKRIESLIDRDYMERDKENSNQYNYVA; encoded by the exons ATGGCAGAAGAATCTCCGACCGCATCGTGCTCCAAGGCGAAAAGCGCTTTTTTCTCCGGTCACGCAAACGGACTCACCAAATCCGCCGGATCCGCGACATTCACCACCAATAGCAAACCCGGAGCTGCTAAGAAACTTGTGATCAAAAACTTTAAGG AAAAGCCAAAATTGCCTGAAAACTACACACGTGAGACATGGCAGAAGCTGAAGGATGCAGTGGAAGCCATTCAGAATAGCACGTCAATAAAGTACAATCTGGAGGAACTTTATCAG GCTGTTGAGAATTTGTGCTCCCATAAGATATCTGCCAAGCTGTATAAGCAGCTGAGATTGGTTTGTGAAGACCACATTAAGGCACAAATCGATGAGTTTCGAGA GGACTCTCTGGACAGTGTGCTATTCTTGAAGAAAATAGACAAGTGTTGGCAAGATCACTGCAGACAGATG ATCATGATTAGgagtatatttttgtttttggatcGCACATATGTTTTACAAAATTCAATGCTGCCATCAATCTG GGACATGGGACTGGAGTTGTTTCGTTTCTACATTATCAGTGATTGGAAAGTACAGAGCAAGACGATTGACGGGATCCTACTCCTCATAGAGAGAGAACGCAATGGGGAGGCTATAGACCGCTCTCTCTTGAGAAGTCTGCTGAGCATGCTGTCTGACCTCCAG ATTTATCAGGATTCATTTGAGCAACGCTTTCTGGAGGAGACAAATCGGCTGTATGCTGCAGAAGGTCAGAGGCTGATGCAGGAAAGAGAG gtGCCTGAGTATCTCCATCATGTAAACAAACGCTTGGAGGAGGAAGCAGACAGAGTCATCACATACTTGGACCAGAGCACACA AAAACCTCTCATTGCCACTGTGGAGAAGCAGTTACTTGGTGAACATCTGACAGCAACACTTCAGAAAG GGTTGAATCATCTGCTGGATGAGAATCGTATCCAGGACTTGTCTTTGCTGTATCAGCTGTTCAGTCGAGTTCGGGGGGGAGTGCAGGTCCTTCTGCAGCACTGGATTGAGTACATCAAG GCCTTCGGTAGCACAATAGTGATCAATCCTGAGAAAGACAAGACAATGGTGCAGGAACTGCTGGACTTCAAAGATAAAGTGGACTCCATCATCGATATATGCTTCATGAAGAATGAAAAATTTGTAAATGCCATGAAGGAAGCTTTTGAGACCTTCATCAACAAGCGGCCGAACAAACCTGCAGAGCTCATAG CAAAATATGTGGATTCAAAACTGCGGGCAGGAAATAAGGAAGCCACAGATGAAGAACTTGAGAAGATGCTAGACAAGATTATGATCATATTCAGGTTTATTTATG gCAAAGATGTGTTTGAGGCCTTCTACAAAAAAGACCTGGCAAAGAGGTTGCTGGTCGGAAAAAGTGCCTCTGTCGATGCTGAGAAGTCGATGCTCTCAAAACTGAAACATG AATGTGGAGCAGCTTTTACCAGTAAATTGGAAGGAATGTTCAAGGACATGGAGCTCTCAAAAGATATTATGGTGCAATTCAAAcag TACATGCAATGCCAAAATATTCCAGGAAACATTGAGCTGACCGTGAACATTCTCACTATGGGTTACTGGCCAACATACGTCCCCATGGAAGTTCATCTGCCTGCTGAG ATGGTAAGACTACAAGAAATCTTTAAGACCTTTTATCTTGGGAAGCACAGTGGAAGAAAACTACAGTGGCAGTCGACATTAGGACATTGTGTATTAAAAGCTGAATTCAAAGAG GGGAAGAAAGAGCTGCAGGTGTCACTGTTTCAGACATTAGTTCTGCTCATGTTTAATGAGGGAGAAGAATTTTCCTTGGAAGAGATCAAACTGGCCACAGGAATAG AGGATGGCGAGCTGAGGCGTACCCTCCAGTCCCTGGCTTGTGGCAAGGCGAGAGTTCTCACCAAAACCCCCAAAAGTAAAGACGTGGAAGATGGAGACAAGTTTTCCTGTAATGATGATTTCAAGCACAAGCTCTTCAGGATTAAGATCAACCAGATCCAGATGAAAGAAACG GTGGAGGAGCAGGCAAGCACTACAGAGCGAGTGTTCCAGGACCGGCAATACCAGATTGACGCTGCCATCGTCCGCATTATGAAGATGAGGAAGACTTTGAGTCATAACCTCCTTGTGTCTGAGGTTTACAACCAACTCAAGTTCCCTGTAAAG CCTGCTGATTTAAAGAAGAGGATAGAGTCGCTCATCGATAGAGACTACATGGAAAGAGACAAGGAGAATTCTAATCAGTACAATTATGTggcttag
- the cul4b gene encoding cullin-4B isoform X1 produces the protein MFPTGLPSPKPPAPSQEARAAASDVSSDSSLTPCRKRKILSSDREDTDSVSASPRSPKAVCNSSASCSSSSSSQHIQKKLRFEERSECTGLDVKMAEESPTASCSKAKSAFFSGHANGLTKSAGSATFTTNSKPGAAKKLVIKNFKEKPKLPENYTRETWQKLKDAVEAIQNSTSIKYNLEELYQAVENLCSHKISAKLYKQLRLVCEDHIKAQIDEFREDSLDSVLFLKKIDKCWQDHCRQMIMIRSIFLFLDRTYVLQNSMLPSIWDMGLELFRFYIISDWKVQSKTIDGILLLIERERNGEAIDRSLLRSLLSMLSDLQIYQDSFEQRFLEETNRLYAAEGQRLMQEREVPEYLHHVNKRLEEEADRVITYLDQSTQKPLIATVEKQLLGEHLTATLQKGLNHLLDENRIQDLSLLYQLFSRVRGGVQVLLQHWIEYIKAFGSTIVINPEKDKTMVQELLDFKDKVDSIIDICFMKNEKFVNAMKEAFETFINKRPNKPAELIAKYVDSKLRAGNKEATDEELEKMLDKIMIIFRFIYGKDVFEAFYKKDLAKRLLVGKSASVDAEKSMLSKLKHECGAAFTSKLEGMFKDMELSKDIMVQFKQYMQCQNIPGNIELTVNILTMGYWPTYVPMEVHLPAEMVRLQEIFKTFYLGKHSGRKLQWQSTLGHCVLKAEFKEGKKELQVSLFQTLVLLMFNEGEEFSLEEIKLATGIEDGELRRTLQSLACGKARVLTKTPKSKDVEDGDKFSCNDDFKHKLFRIKINQIQMKETVEEQASTTERVFQDRQYQIDAAIVRIMKMRKTLSHNLLVSEVYNQLKFPVKPADLKKRIESLIDRDYMERDKENSNQYNYVA, from the exons atgtttccaACAGGTTTACCTTCCCCTAAACCCCCAGCGCCAAGCCAAGAGGCCAGAGCGGCAGCTTCGGATGTCAGCAGCGACAGCAGCCTGACGCCTTGCAGGAAGAGGAAGATTCTCAGCTCCGACAGAGAGGACACTGATTCCGTCTCTGCGTCTCCGAGATCCCCTAAAGCAGTGTGCAATTCCTCTGCGtcctgctcttcctcctcctcctcgcaGCACATCCAGAAGAAGTTGCGGTTCGAGGAGCGCTCGGAGTGCACAGGGCTGGATGTAAAGATGGCAGAAGAATCTCCGACCGCATCGTGCTCCAAGGCGAAAAGCGCTTTTTTCTCCGGTCACGCAAACGGACTCACCAAATCCGCCGGATCCGCGACATTCACCACCAATAGCAAACCCGGAGCTGCTAAGAAACTTGTGATCAAAAACTTTAAGG AAAAGCCAAAATTGCCTGAAAACTACACACGTGAGACATGGCAGAAGCTGAAGGATGCAGTGGAAGCCATTCAGAATAGCACGTCAATAAAGTACAATCTGGAGGAACTTTATCAG GCTGTTGAGAATTTGTGCTCCCATAAGATATCTGCCAAGCTGTATAAGCAGCTGAGATTGGTTTGTGAAGACCACATTAAGGCACAAATCGATGAGTTTCGAGA GGACTCTCTGGACAGTGTGCTATTCTTGAAGAAAATAGACAAGTGTTGGCAAGATCACTGCAGACAGATG ATCATGATTAGgagtatatttttgtttttggatcGCACATATGTTTTACAAAATTCAATGCTGCCATCAATCTG GGACATGGGACTGGAGTTGTTTCGTTTCTACATTATCAGTGATTGGAAAGTACAGAGCAAGACGATTGACGGGATCCTACTCCTCATAGAGAGAGAACGCAATGGGGAGGCTATAGACCGCTCTCTCTTGAGAAGTCTGCTGAGCATGCTGTCTGACCTCCAG ATTTATCAGGATTCATTTGAGCAACGCTTTCTGGAGGAGACAAATCGGCTGTATGCTGCAGAAGGTCAGAGGCTGATGCAGGAAAGAGAG gtGCCTGAGTATCTCCATCATGTAAACAAACGCTTGGAGGAGGAAGCAGACAGAGTCATCACATACTTGGACCAGAGCACACA AAAACCTCTCATTGCCACTGTGGAGAAGCAGTTACTTGGTGAACATCTGACAGCAACACTTCAGAAAG GGTTGAATCATCTGCTGGATGAGAATCGTATCCAGGACTTGTCTTTGCTGTATCAGCTGTTCAGTCGAGTTCGGGGGGGAGTGCAGGTCCTTCTGCAGCACTGGATTGAGTACATCAAG GCCTTCGGTAGCACAATAGTGATCAATCCTGAGAAAGACAAGACAATGGTGCAGGAACTGCTGGACTTCAAAGATAAAGTGGACTCCATCATCGATATATGCTTCATGAAGAATGAAAAATTTGTAAATGCCATGAAGGAAGCTTTTGAGACCTTCATCAACAAGCGGCCGAACAAACCTGCAGAGCTCATAG CAAAATATGTGGATTCAAAACTGCGGGCAGGAAATAAGGAAGCCACAGATGAAGAACTTGAGAAGATGCTAGACAAGATTATGATCATATTCAGGTTTATTTATG gCAAAGATGTGTTTGAGGCCTTCTACAAAAAAGACCTGGCAAAGAGGTTGCTGGTCGGAAAAAGTGCCTCTGTCGATGCTGAGAAGTCGATGCTCTCAAAACTGAAACATG AATGTGGAGCAGCTTTTACCAGTAAATTGGAAGGAATGTTCAAGGACATGGAGCTCTCAAAAGATATTATGGTGCAATTCAAAcag TACATGCAATGCCAAAATATTCCAGGAAACATTGAGCTGACCGTGAACATTCTCACTATGGGTTACTGGCCAACATACGTCCCCATGGAAGTTCATCTGCCTGCTGAG ATGGTAAGACTACAAGAAATCTTTAAGACCTTTTATCTTGGGAAGCACAGTGGAAGAAAACTACAGTGGCAGTCGACATTAGGACATTGTGTATTAAAAGCTGAATTCAAAGAG GGGAAGAAAGAGCTGCAGGTGTCACTGTTTCAGACATTAGTTCTGCTCATGTTTAATGAGGGAGAAGAATTTTCCTTGGAAGAGATCAAACTGGCCACAGGAATAG AGGATGGCGAGCTGAGGCGTACCCTCCAGTCCCTGGCTTGTGGCAAGGCGAGAGTTCTCACCAAAACCCCCAAAAGTAAAGACGTGGAAGATGGAGACAAGTTTTCCTGTAATGATGATTTCAAGCACAAGCTCTTCAGGATTAAGATCAACCAGATCCAGATGAAAGAAACG GTGGAGGAGCAGGCAAGCACTACAGAGCGAGTGTTCCAGGACCGGCAATACCAGATTGACGCTGCCATCGTCCGCATTATGAAGATGAGGAAGACTTTGAGTCATAACCTCCTTGTGTCTGAGGTTTACAACCAACTCAAGTTCCCTGTAAAG CCTGCTGATTTAAAGAAGAGGATAGAGTCGCTCATCGATAGAGACTACATGGAAAGAGACAAGGAGAATTCTAATCAGTACAATTATGTggcttag
- the mcts1 gene encoding malignant T-cell-amplified sequence 1, with product MFKKFDEKENVSNCIQLKTSVIKGIKNQLVEQFPDIDPWLNQIMPKKDPVKIVRCHEHIEILTVNGELLFFRQREGPFYPTLRLLHKYPFILPHQQVDKGAIKFVLSGANIMCPGLTSPGAKLYPADVDTVVAIMAEGKQHALSVGVMKMSTDNIEKVNKGIGVENVHYLNDGLWHMKTYK from the exons ATGTTTAAGAA ATTTGATGAAAAGGAAAATGTCTCCAACTGTATTCAGCTAAAGACTTCTGTAATCAAAGGCATTAAGAATCAGCTTGTTGAGCAGTTCCCTGACATTGACCCATGGCTCAATCAGATCATGCCCAAAAAGGATCCAGTCAAAATTGTCAGATG tcaTGAACACATTGAAATTCTGACAGTAAATGGTGAGCTGCTCTTCTTCAGGCAGAGAGAAGGACCTTTCTATCCAACCCTGCGACTCCTCCACAAAT ATCCTTTCATTCTTCCACACCAGCAAGTAGATAAAGGAGCAATCAAGTTTGTTCTCAGCGGAGCGAACATCATGTGCCCGGGGCTGACGTCTCCAGGAGCTAAACTCTACCCTGCTGATGTGGACACAGTAGTC gcgaTAATGGCCGAAGgcaagcagcatgctctctctGTGGGGGTGATGAAGATGTCTACAGACAACAT AGAGAAGGTCAACAAGGGGATTGGGGTCGAGAACGTTCATTATCTCAATGACGGACTGTGGCACATGAAGACGTATAAGTAA
- the lamp2 gene encoding lysosome-associated membrane glycoprotein 2 isoform X1 — protein sequence MFRCLRLFILLPLCVLGQADVLLSTPSKSFTFPTDQPIWEETPPPTIPSSTKGSANAVTGIATTFEPNLPNDTTSQPALDISDATTVELTTPPTLQSTSSTMAPLSSEPTNATTPLPTPEPTNATTPLPTPEPTNATTPLPTPEPTNATTPLPTPEPTNATTPLPTPEPTNATTPLPTPEPTTLPVPEVGDYVVRAEQNSSACLRARMGLQFSFRMGDGFQTINLDPNATKPTGTCGNNGSDSALVLISDKIIVQFVFTNQTSKFFLSGLNLTVVPGSGPNFNAVSTNLSLWEASLGSSYMCKKEQSFNISGVLILNTFELQVQPFGVTNDQFSTAEECKADDSGNFIVPLAVGIALIVLVLLVLVAYFIGRQRSRSYEQFT from the exons ATGTTTCGCTGTCTTCGCCTGTTTATTTTGCTTCCTTTGTGTG TTCTTGGGCAGGCTGATGTGCTTCTGTCAACGCCTTCCAAGAGCTTCACGTTTCCCACCGATCAGCCAATTTGGGAAGAGACCCCTCCACCTACAATCCCATCTTCAACAAAAGGTTCTGCCAATGCTGTAACAGGGATTGCAACCACCTTTGAGCCAAATTTGCCCAATGATACAACTTCCCAGCCTGCTCTAGACATAAGTGATGCTACAACTGTTGAACTAACCACTCCACCTACCCTGCAGTCCACCAGTTCTACCATGGCTCCTCTATCCTCTGAGCCCACCAATGCAACAACGCCTCTCCCCACCCCTGAGCCCACCAATGCAACAACGCCTCTCCCCACCCCTGAGCCCACCAATGCAACAACGCCTCTCCCCACCCCTGAGCCCACCAATGCAACAACGCCTCTCCCCACCCCTGAGCCCACCAATGCAACAACGCCTCTCCCCACCCCTGAGCCCACCAATGCAACAACGCCTCTCCCCACCCCTGAGCCCACAACCCTGCCAGTGCCTGAGGTCGGAGATTATGTTGTCCGGGCTGAGCAGAACTCCTCTGCATGTCTGAGGGCAAGGATGGGTTTGCAGTTTAGCTTTAGAATG GGAGATGGCTTTCAGACAATAAATCTTGACCCTAATGCGACTAAGCCCACTGGAACTTGTGGGAACAATGGCAGTGACTCTGCACTTGTGCTGATATCAGATAAAATTATTGTCCAGTTTGTCTTCACCAAT CAAACAAGCAAATTCTTCTTGAGTGGTTTGAACTTGACTGTGGTCCCTGGAAGTG GCCCTAACTTCAATGCTGTCAGTACTAACTTATCTCTGTGGGAGGCTTCATTGGGGAGCTCATACATGTGCAAAAAGGAGCAGAGTTTCAACATCTCGGGTGTTCTTATTTTGAATACTTTTGAGCTCCAAGTTCAACCATTTGGAGTCACGAATGACCAATTCAGCACTG CTGAGGAATGCAAGGCTGATGATTCAGGGAATTTCATCGTGCCTCTTGCAGTTGGCATCGCCCTCATTGTTCTTGTCCTCCTTGTCCTGGTGGCCTATTTTATTGGACGGCAGAGAAGCAGGAGCTATGAACAGTTCACCTAA
- the lamp2 gene encoding lysosome-associated membrane glycoprotein 2 isoform X2, whose product MFRCLRLFILLPLCVLGQADVLLSTPSKSFTFPTDQPIWEETPPPTIPSSTKGSANAVTGIATTFEPNLPNDTTSQPALDISDATTVELTTPPTLQSTSSTMAPLSSEPTNATTPLPTPEPTNATTPLPTPEPTNATTPLPTPEPTNATTPLPTPEPTNATTPLPTPEPTNATTPLPTPEPTTLPVPEVGDYVVRAEQNSSACLRARMGLQFSFRMGDGFQTINLDPNATKPTGTCGNNGSDSALVLISDKIIVQFVFTNQTSKFFLSGLNLTVVPGSGPNFNAVSTNLSLWEASLGSSYMCKKEQSFNISGVLILNTFELQVQPFGVTNDQFSTAHECSVDDASLLIPIIVGAALAVLILIVVIAYVIGRRKTYVGYQTL is encoded by the exons ATGTTTCGCTGTCTTCGCCTGTTTATTTTGCTTCCTTTGTGTG TTCTTGGGCAGGCTGATGTGCTTCTGTCAACGCCTTCCAAGAGCTTCACGTTTCCCACCGATCAGCCAATTTGGGAAGAGACCCCTCCACCTACAATCCCATCTTCAACAAAAGGTTCTGCCAATGCTGTAACAGGGATTGCAACCACCTTTGAGCCAAATTTGCCCAATGATACAACTTCCCAGCCTGCTCTAGACATAAGTGATGCTACAACTGTTGAACTAACCACTCCACCTACCCTGCAGTCCACCAGTTCTACCATGGCTCCTCTATCCTCTGAGCCCACCAATGCAACAACGCCTCTCCCCACCCCTGAGCCCACCAATGCAACAACGCCTCTCCCCACCCCTGAGCCCACCAATGCAACAACGCCTCTCCCCACCCCTGAGCCCACCAATGCAACAACGCCTCTCCCCACCCCTGAGCCCACCAATGCAACAACGCCTCTCCCCACCCCTGAGCCCACCAATGCAACAACGCCTCTCCCCACCCCTGAGCCCACAACCCTGCCAGTGCCTGAGGTCGGAGATTATGTTGTCCGGGCTGAGCAGAACTCCTCTGCATGTCTGAGGGCAAGGATGGGTTTGCAGTTTAGCTTTAGAATG GGAGATGGCTTTCAGACAATAAATCTTGACCCTAATGCGACTAAGCCCACTGGAACTTGTGGGAACAATGGCAGTGACTCTGCACTTGTGCTGATATCAGATAAAATTATTGTCCAGTTTGTCTTCACCAAT CAAACAAGCAAATTCTTCTTGAGTGGTTTGAACTTGACTGTGGTCCCTGGAAGTG GCCCTAACTTCAATGCTGTCAGTACTAACTTATCTCTGTGGGAGGCTTCATTGGGGAGCTCATACATGTGCAAAAAGGAGCAGAGTTTCAACATCTCGGGTGTTCTTATTTTGAATACTTTTGAGCTCCAAGTTCAACCATTTGGAGTCACGAATGACCAATTCAGCACTG CCCATGAATGCTCAGTGGATGATGCCAGCCTCTTAATCCCAATCATTGTTGGCGCAGCTCTGGCTGTCTTGATTCTCATTGTAGTGATTGCATACGTGATTGGTCGACGAAAGACCTATGTTGGATATCAGACCCTGTAA